CGACGTGAACGGCCTGATCCTCGACTGCAACGAGGCGTTGCTCGCCATGCTCGACCGCACCGCCGAGGAACTCGTCGGGACGGTCTCGCGCGACTTGGTGCACCCCGACGAACGCGACGTGATCTCGCACGTCGCCCAGCAGTTGTCCGCCGGGCGCGAGCACGTGCGCATGGAGACGCGGCTGGTCCGGGCGGACGGCGAGGCCGTCGACGTGCTCATCGCGTTGGCCTTATTGCGTGACGACGACGGCGCGCCCGCGTTCTACGTCACGATGATCGAGAGCCTGGACGAGCTCCGCGCGCTCCAGGCGCAGTTGCTCCGGCAGAGCCTGCACGACATGCAGACCGGCCTGGCGAACCGGGCGCAGTTCGTCGGCTGGCTGGAGGGCGCGGTCGGCTCCATGGGACCCGCGACGCTCGCGCTGGTCGTGTTCGACCTCGACGGGTTCCGGGTGGTCAACGACGCGTTCGGGCACGAGGTCGGCAACCTCATCCTGGCCGCCGTCGCCGGGCACCTGCGCTCGGTGTTCGACGGGATCGGGCAGCTGGCCCGGATCGGCCCGGACGAGTTCGGCGTGCTGATCCGCGACCCGGCCGACGTGCCGACCGTGGTGGCGCTCGCCGAGTCGGCCGTCGAACGGCTCGCGGAACCGGTGTGGGTGGGCGATGACGGCATCGGCGTGACGGCCAGCGTCGGCATCGTCGTGCAGGCCGCGCGCGGGGCGGACGCGGTCGACTTGCTGCGGTGCGTCGACCTGACCGTGCGGTGGGCCAAGGACGACGGCAAGGCGCAGTGGGCGCTCTACGACCACGGCCGTGACCAGCGCGAACGTGCGCGGATGCGGTTGGCCGCGTCCATCTCGGGCGGGTTGGAGCAGGGCGATTTCCGGGTCGACTACGAGCCGGTGTACTCGCTGGCGGACGGGTCGCTGCTGGCCGTCGAGGCGCGGTTGCGGTGGGACCACCCGACGGAAGGGCTGCTGGACCCGCAGACGCTGGTGTCGCTGTCGACGTGCACCGGGATGGTGGTGCGGCTCGGGGAGTGGGCGATCGGGCAGGCGTGCGCCGACGCCGGCCGTTGGCACGCCGAGTTCGGGTCGGCGGCGCCGGTGCTGAGCATGGACCTGAGCGCGCGGCAGTGCCAGGAGCCGGAGCTGGTGGCGACCGTGCGGCGGGCGTTGCGGGAGAGCGGGCTGCCGGCCGCGATGCTCCAGTTCGAGCTGGGCGAGCAACTGCCCGCGTTGATCAGCGACGACCAGGTGGACGAGCTGACGTTCCTGGCGGATCACGGGGTGCGGCTGGTGCTCGACCAGGTCGGTGGCGGCAACGTGCCGGTGGACCGGCTGCGGCGGATCCCGTTGAGCGGGGTGAAGTTCCAGGGTGCGCCGGTGTACGGGCTGGCGGAGGGCGCGAACCGGATCGACGAGAGCGCGGCCGTGACGCTGCTCAACTGGACGCGGACGTTGAGCATTCCGGTGTACGCGGCGGGTGTGCGCACGGAGTTCGAGGCGCGGCGGTTGGCGGAGCTGGGCGTGACGGGGGCGCAGGGGCCGCTGTACGGGTCGTCGTGGCTGACGTTCGACGAGGTGTCCGCGCTGCTCGGCCGGTCGTGATCCCGAGAGCAGGCGCAAAAGCTCTGATCCCAGGCGTGACGGGTGTTCTGAGCGTTGAATTCGGGGGTCCTGAACGTAGGACACGGTGGTCCTGAACGTACGACTCGCGGGTTCTGAACGTAGGACTCACGGCATAGTTGGGGGGTGGACGTTGAACTTCTGGCGGTCGCCGAGGCGGACAAACCCGTGCTGGCCAACCTGATCCAGCTGTACCAGCACGACTTCTCCGAGATCCGCGAGCTGCCGCTCACCCGGCACGGCACCTTCGGCTACTCCTACCTGGACCACTACTTCACCGAGCAGACGCGTGAGGCGTACTTCATCGAGGCGGGCGGCGAGTTGGCCGGGTTCGCGCTGGCCCGCGGCGACGTGGACCCGGACGGGTCGTGGAACGTCGCCGAGTTCTTCGTCGCCCGCGGCCACCGGCGGAAGGGGGTGGCACGGGAAGCGGCACGCCTGCTGTTCGCCCGCCACCCCGGCGTCTGGACCTTGAACTTCGACCACGCCAACACCGCCGCCGCGGCGTTCTGGCCGTCCGTCACCGCGTCCGTCGCGACCGGGCCCGTGGAGGAGGTCGACGTGTTCGAGGAGGTGCCCTGCACGCGCCTGAGATTCCGGGTGGGCTGAACACCAGGCCGTCAACGGACCGGGCGGAGGGGGACGGCCGGGTCCACCACAACCGGGCGGAGCGGGACGGCCGGGTCCACCACGACCAGCCGGGACGGCGCAGGCCGAGGCAGCGGGATGTCATCCGGCGCAGGCCGTGCGGACCGCCGCGGCACGTGCACCCACCCGGCGTGCCGCTCCTCGCCCAGCCGCACGTCCACCAGCCGCCGGTAGGCCGTGGCGTCGATGCCGGGGTAGCCGTGCCGCACGAGCGACCGGTGGATGTCCTCCGAGACCACGAGCACCAGCGGCTCGCGGACCTGGCGCAGTTCACGCCTGGCCTCGTCGGCGTCGAGCAGTCGGCACGCGAGGTCCAGCGCCTCACCGAACGAACTCCACCGGTCGTAGTGCACCTCGCCGGCGTGCAGCACGGCGCGCAACCTGATCGGTTTGCCGGGATGTCCGATCGCGTGCCGGTCGAGCAGCGCGCTCAGCCTCGGCGCCACGTCGGACAGGAACACCGTCTTCGGCACCTCGTCCACCGGGCGGACGATCACCAGGGCGCCGTCGCCGCGGTCACGGATCGGGTCGCGGAACCGGTCCGTGACGCCCGCTTCGTCCAAGGCCTGTTCGAGGAGCGCGTACATGATCTGCCGCAGCACGGCGCGTTCCGGGTTGGTGCGGCAAGTCGAAGCCTCCACGTCCACGCCGAAGATCACGCGGTGTCGCGGCGGCGGTGACACCTCCGCGGGACCGATCACCTCCGCCGGCCCGGTCACCTCCGGCAAGCCCGTCACGTCGGGGCAGTTCGCGTTCGTCATCATGGTTGGAGCGTTGCCGATCGTGATCGGGGCGTCCCGAATTCCGATCGTTCCCGATCACCCGCCGCTGTGCCAAGGTAGCCAGGGTGAGGACTGTTGATCGTGGGGCGCCGGTCGGCCCTCCACCCGAGCCCGGCCCGACGCCGGACCTGGCCACGCTGACCGACCGGTTGGCGCGGCTGCGCGAGTGGGCCGGTCTCTCCCTCCGCGACATCGCCGAGCTGGTCGAACGGTTGCGGCTGGCCCGCCGCACCCCGGACGAACCGGGACGGCGGCCGTCCTACGGCGCGGTGCACGCCCTGTTCCAGCACGACCGGAAGCGGCTCAACGAAGGGCTGTTCCTCGACGTCGTGCGCGTCCTGCTGGACCGCCAGTCGCCGCACCAGAGCTGGCGGGAGCAGCAGATCACCCTGTGGCGCAACGCGTACCGGACCGCTATGGGCGGCCGACCGGTCTCCGACGGGCCGCACCGGGACTTCTCGATCGGGCCGCTGCGCACACCATGTCGGATCCTGGAGGGCGACGGCGAGCACCCCATCCCGGAGGAGAACGTGCGGGTCGTGGTGAACCCGGTGAACGTCAAGCTGCCCGCCGAGGTCGCCCAGTGGCGTGACGTGATCGTTGACCGCCAGCTCCGCCTGCGCCACGACGGCCGTGAGCACGTGTGGAACGGCCCGCGCTACGCGGTGGAGGACTTCTTCGCGACCCGCGTCGGCCCGGTGGAGAGCCCGGAGGTGACGTTGCGGCTCAAGCACTCCGACTACTACACGTTCCTGGCCGCGCAACGCCTGGACGACCAGCTGAGCGACGGCGGCACGCTGCGCAGCGAGTACCTGGACGGCCGTGACCCGCGCGAGGTTCCGGAGTTCATGCGGTCGAGCTTCGGGCTCAACGTCGCCGTGGTGACGGCGGACGGCTGGCTGGTCGTGTCACGGCGCAGCAGCCGCCTCGGCATCGGACAAGGCCAGTGGAACTCGTCGGCGAACGAGGGCCTGCACCGCAACCTGGACGGGCCCGGCGGCGTCGCGCCCAACCTGTTCCGCGCCGCCGAACGGGGTGTGCGGGAGGAGTTGCGGCTCGACCAGGACCAGTACGAACTGCGGCTGCTCGCGTTCGTCGTGGTGACCAGGCTGTCCCAGTGGGCGGCGCTGTTCCTGGCCCGGCTGCACACCACGACGAGGGCCGGGTTCGAGGCGAACGCGGGTCGTGGCATCGCGGACGGGTGGGAGCACCCCGAGTTCGACTTCGTCCGCTTCACCCCGGCGGACGTCGTCGACTACCTGCTGCGGGACGACCGGCGCGACTACTGGGCGCCGGCCGCCCCCGTGCTGTTCTACCTGTCGCTGGTCAACGCGTTCGGCCGCCGTGCCGTGGACGCCGAGGTCGAGCGACGCTGAGGTCGAGCGACGCTGAGCCAGGGCGACGCTGAGCCAGGGCGACGGTCACCACTCCGGGCGCAACGGCATGTGGGACGTGGCGCCGTCCAGCTTCACGCCGAGCACCTGGTGCAGCTGGATGTTGTTCCGCTCGAACCCGAGCCGGGACGCGGCCAGGTACAGCCGCCACACCCGCGCCCGACCCAGCCCCACCTCGGCCACCGCGTCGTCCCAGTGCTCTTCGAGGTTCGCGCACCACGCCGCCAGCGTCATGGCGTAGTGCTCGCGCAGGTTCTCCTCGTGCCGCACCTCGAACCCGGTGTCGTGCATCAACGACACGATGTGCCCCGGCCCGACCAGCTCGCCGTCCGGGAACACGTACCGGTTGATGAAGCCGCCGGTCCGCGCCGGCTGCTTGTTGTCCGGCCGGGTGATGCAGTGGTTCAGCAGCCGCCCGCCGGGCCGCACCTTCCGGTGCAGCGAGCGGAAGTACGCGGGCAGCTTGGCCTTGCCGATGTGCTCGGTCAGGCCGATCGAGCTGACCGCGTCGAACCTGTCCTCCCGCACGTCCCGGTAGTCCAGGTGCCGCACCTCGGCCAGGTCGGACAGCCCGGCCTCCACGATCGCCTTCTGCGCCCACTCCGCCTGGTTGCGCGACAGCGTCACACCCAGCGCGCGCACGCCGTACTCACGCGCCGCGTGCATGACCATCCCGCCCCAGCCGCAGCCGACGTCCAGCAGCCGCATCCCCGGCTCCAGCCCGAGCTTGCGCGCCACCAGGTCGTGCTTGGCGAACTGCGCCTGCTCCAAAGTGGACTGCGCCGTCGGGTACACCGCGCACGTGTACGCCATGGACGGCCCGAGGACCCACTCGTAGAACGTGTTCGACACGTCGTAGTGGTGCGCGATCGCCTCACGGTCACGCGCCTTGGAGTGCCGCACGCCGCGCAGCCGGCGCTCCTGCGGCGGGACTTCGATCCGCGTCCGCAGCCGGGTGCGCCCGAGGGTCGCCAGCAACTCCATCCGCTCGCCCCACGGCACCTCCCTCAGCGACATCTCGGACAGGTGCCGCAACGCGCCGTACACGTCGCCGATGATCTCCAGGTGCCCGGACACGTACGCGCGTGCCAGGCCCAGCTCTCCGGGCGCCGACGCCAGGTACGACAACGCTTCCGGCGTCCGCACCTCGATGCCCACACTCGCGTCGGCCGGCCCCGCCTTGCTGCCGTCGTACGCGCTGAAGCGCACGGACGCGTCGCCTCCGACCGCCCGCTGGAACACCTCCGCCAACCGCATGACCCCGGCTCCCTTCACCTACGGAGAACACACTTGGCGTACAAATCGGGCAGCCTGCCCGCAGGGTCGTACCGCTCCTTCAACTCCTGGTACGTCGGGCCGTTGTAGTTGGCCCAGAACTCCTCCTCGCGGTAGTACGAGTCGGAGTACAGCGACTTGTGCCCGCCCAGCTCGGTGACCTTGTCCTCGATCAACCGGTTCCGGCTGCCCTGCTCCTCGCCCGGCCGCAGCGACACCGTCGACCAGAAGCCGACGTTGACGTACAGCACGTCCGGGTCCATCGGGTACAGCGGCCAGACGCCGTCCCGGCTGCGCAGCCGCACCGGGCACAGCCACACCGGGCTGATGCCGATCTCGCGGTGGAAGAAGTCGAGGAACTCGGCGAGCCGGTCGACCGGGATCTCCACGTCCTGGATCACCGGCTCCTGCACCGCCTTGCTCAACCGGTCCGACAGCTTGTGCCGCCGGTCCCACGCCACGACCTTGCGGTACACGTCCGACCGCAGGTACCGCTTGGGCACCAGCCGCCGCACCAGCGGGTGCTGCACGCCGAACGCCCGTGAGCACCAGAACCAATCCGTGTCCCACCGCCACAGGTAATCCCGGACGGTCAGGTAGTCGGTCCGCCGCCGTTGGATGGACCGGTAGTAGACCTCGTTACTGGTGTAGTCCGACGTCCGCGGCGCGGTGTCGGCCCAGCTGCCCAACGTCAGGTACTGCTCTCCGCCGGAGAACACCGTGCCGTCCACGAAGTCGACCGGTTCGCCCTGGTAGGAGCGTTCCGCGCAGACCGCGGCGATGACCTCGGCGCACTGCGCGGCATCACCGAACGGCACGTGCCGCAACTTGACGTACGGCTTCACCGGTTCGAGTTCGATCTCCAGCCGCAACGCGTAGCCGAGCGTGCCGTACGAGTTCGGGAAGCCCCGGAAGAGACCGCCGTGCTCGTCGTCGTGCGGACCGGTCACGACGACCTCGCCGTCGCCGGTCATCACCTCCAGCTCGCGCACCGACTCGTGCGGCAGGCCGTTGCGGAACGAGCTGGACTCGATGCCGAGGCCCGCCACCGCGCCGCCCAGCGTGATCGTCTTGAGCTGCGGCACGACCAGCGGCATCAGGCCGTGCGGCAGGGTGGCGTCCACCAGGTTCTCGTAGGTCGTCATGCCCTGCACCCGGGCGGTGCGGGCGTCCGGGTCGACCGACAGCACCCGGTCGAACCGGGCCACGTCGAGGCCGCCGGACTGGTCGGCGCGGAAGCGGAAGAGGTTCGACGTCGACTTGGCGAGGCGCACCGGCGCGCCCGCGGGGATGGCCGCGTACTGGCCGCGCAGCGCGGCGACCGCCCGCCCGTGATCGGACTCCCGGCTCTGTCGGGAGTGGTCCTGCACGTGATCCCTCACGAGTGCGACGTTAGGCCGCCATCGCTTGATCAGCACCCCCAAAATTCACCTCCAACCAAGTTACCGACGGGTAGTACGCTGAGTGGTTATGACCCACGCCACGCACGAGGTGACCAACCAGGTCCCGCCGCTGGAAGGCCACGACGTCTCCGCCGACCCGGCGCTGCTGGACGGCCTGCGTCGCGGCGGAGCGGAGTGGGCCGAGCCGGAACTGCGCGCACTCGGCGTGCTGGCGGGCACGGAGCACGTCCAGGACCTGGGTCGACAGGCGAACGCTCACCCGCCCGTGCTGCACACGCACGACCGGTACGGGCACCGGATCGACGAGGTCGAGTTCCACCCCGCCTGGCACGAGCTGATGGGGACCGCGGTCTCGAACGGCCTGCACGCGACGGCGTGGCGGGACGAACGGCCGGGCGCGCACGTCGCCCGCGCGGCCAAGTTCTTCGTGTGGAGCCAGGCCGAGGCGGGGCACGGGTGCCCGATCTCGATGACGTACGCCGCCGTGCCCGCGTTGCGCCGGACGCCCGCGCTGGCGGCGCAGTACGAGCCGCTGCTGGCGTCCACCGAGTACGACTTCGGGCTGCGCGCGCCGCTGACCAAGCGCGGGTTGATCGCGGGCATGTCGATGACCGAGAAGCAGGGCGGCTCGGACGTGCGGGCGAACACCACGCGGGCCGCGCCGCGGGGTGACCACTACGTGCTGACCGGGCACAAGTGGTTCACGTCCGCGCCGATGTCCGACCTGTTCCTCACCCTGGCGCAGACGCAGGGCGGCCTGTCCTGCTTCCTGGTGCCGCGCGTGCTGCCGGACGGCACGCGGAACGCGATGTTCCTGCAACGGCTGAAGGACAAGCTGGGCAACAAGTCCAACGCGTCCGCGGAGGTGGAGTACGACGGCGCGGTCGGGTGGCTGGTCGGCGAGGAGGGCCAGGGGGTGCGGACCATCATCGAGATGGTCAACACGACCCGGCTGGACTGCGTGCTCGGCTCGGCGTCCGGGATGCGGCTCGGGTTGACGCAGGCCACGCACCACGCGGCGCACCGCAAGGCGTTCGGGGCGTACCTGATCGACCAGCCGGCGATGCGGAACGTGCTGGCCGACCTGGCGGTGGAGTCGGAGGCGGCCACGACGGTGGCGCTGTGGCTGGCCGGCAACCGCAGTCGGCTGGGGCTCGCGGTGACGAAGTACTGGGTGTGCAAGCGCGGTCCGGCGCACGCCGCCGAGGCGTTGGAGTGCTTGGGCGGCAACGGTTACATCGAGGACTCGGGGATGCCGCGGCTGTTCCGCGAGTCACCGTTGATGTCGATCTGGGAGGGCTCGGGCAACGTCGCCGCGCTGGACGCGTTGCGTGCTCTCGGGCGTTCTCCCGAGGCGGTCGAGGAGTTCTTCGGCGAGCTGGACGCGGCCCGGGGTTCGGATCGGCGGCTGGACGCGGCGGTGGACGGGATCAAGGCCGAGTTGACCGACCTCGGCGACCTCGAAGTGCGGGCGCGGCGGCTGGTGGAGCGGATGGCGTTGGCGTTGCAGGGTTCGCTGCTCGTGCGGCACGGGCAGCCGGCGGTGGCGGACGCGTTCTGCGCGTCCCGGCTGTCCGGCGACTGGGGCGTGGCGTTCGGTACCCTGCCGCGCGGCGTCGATTTCGGCGCGATCGTCGAGCGGGGGTTGCCGAAGCTGTGAGTTCCGTACGGGTGGAGCGTTCCGGTCCGGTGTTCACGGTCCTGCTGAACCGGCCGGCGGTGCGCAACGCGGTGGACGGACCGACCGCGCACACGTTGACCGAGGTGTTCCGGGAGTTCGACGAGGACCCGACGGCGGCGGTGGCCGTGCTGTACGGCGAGGGCGGCACGTTCTGCTCGGGCGCGGACCTGAAGGCGCTGGGTTCACCCCGGAGCAACGATCCGGAGTCGCCGGCTGGTCCAATGGGCCCGACCCGGCTGCGCCTGTCGAAGCCCGTGATCGCCGCCGTCTCCGGTCACGCGGTCGCGGGCGGCTTGGAGCTGGCGTTGTGGTGCGACCTCCGGGTGGCCGACGAGGACGCGGTGTTCGGCGTGTTCTGCCGGCGTTGGGGCGTCCCGCTGATCGACGGCGGCACGGTGCGGCTGCCACGCCTGATCGGCACGTCGCGCGCCATGGACCTGATCCTGACCGGCCGAGCGGTGGCCGCCGACGAGGCCCTGGCCATCGGCCTGGTGAACCGCGTGGTGCCGACGGGCACGTCCCGGTCGGCCGCCGAGGCGCTGGCGCTGGAGATCGCCGCGTTCCCCCAGGTCTGCCTGCGTGAGGACCGCATGTCGGTCCTCGAACAGGAAGGCCTCTCGGAACAGGAAGCCCTGGTCAACGAGCTGGAGCACGGCCTGACGTCCCTGCGGGAGGTGGAGCAGGGCCTGCGCCGCTTCCACTCCGGCGAAGGACGGCACGGCCGCTTCTGAACGGTCCAACCTCGCCCAAAGCCCGGACCCGTCGTCCCCCACGCGGTTTCCTGGGGAATCCGGAGCTTTAGGGGGAAACACGATGGCAAAGCGCTTACTCGGCGTGCTGGCAGCGGGTGTGGTCTTCTCGCTCGTCCTGGGCGGGCAGTCCGCGGCCACACCCGACCAGCAGTCCGTCCAGCGAATCCAGCCCGACCCGATGCTGATGTTCCCGTCGAACCCGACCGGGACCGACTGGGTCGCGGTCGCCCGCGATCGGGCGGCGAAGGCGGAGGCACGCGGCCAACGCTTCGACGCGCAGGCCGCGTTGCCGTACCAGGAGCGGGAGGTGGCGGGCACCGCCGGCGCCAACGACACACCGGCGACGGCCGAGCACATCGCGGGGTTCGGCACCCGCCGGAACACGAACCCGAAGGTCGCGCTGACCGGCGACCTCAAGCCGGACGAGACGATCCCCACGCTGCCGCCGTTCGCCGAGACCAACGACGCGATCGGCCTCGCGAGCGACCTCGGCATCGGGGACGTCCGCAAGACCGTGCGCACCAGCGGCACGATCGGCGACGGCCCGTACGGCAGCGCCGGTGACGGCACCGGTGACATCGACTTCTACCGGCTCGCCGGCGGGACGTCGGGGGCGACGTTGAGGGTGCGGACGTCCACGCCGGTCGGGGACCTGGACACGGTCCTCGCGTTGTTCGACCCCGACGGCAACCTGTGGAACTACAACGCCGACACCGTCGACTCCACCGACTCGGCCATCACGTTCACCATCCGGCCGGGTGAGGAGTTCTACCTGATGGTGGGCTCCGACCCGATCGGGCTGCCGCGCGACCCCAAGACGCCCGGCACCGGTGACGGCGTCCGCACCGAGGGCCCGTACGAGCTGCGGATCACCAGTGGCAGGAGCGGCGGCGACCTGGACTACTACTCGTTCGACCTGCGTGCCGGAGACGTGCTCGGCGCTGCCCTCTCGGGTGGGGGAACGCTGCTCACGGTGCGCGACCCGGCGGGCCGCGAGGTGTTCGGCTCCGAGCAGGACCTCACCACCGTCTTCGCCCTCGACTCGCCGATGCCGGGTGGCGGCAACGCCGTCGTGGACTTCGTGGCACCGCGCGACGGCCGCTACCGGGTCGGCGTCGAGGCGGGCGAAGGCCCGTACGGCATCAAGCTCGAAGCGTTCCGCCCCGGCACGGAAACCGCTCCGCGCGGCTCCGTGCACACGGTCTTCCTGGACTTCGACGGCGCCAGGGTGAACACGGCGATCTACGGCACCGGTGGCGGCATCCGCGACCTCTCCCCGCTGTCCACCTTCCTGCCCAGGTGGGGCCTCACCACGCGGGACGAATCGGCGTTGATCAACGGGATCATCGCGACCGTGCGGGAGAACCTCGAACGGGACATGATCGCCAAGGGCACCAACCCCCGGTTCGCGCTGCGTTTGCTCAACAGCCGCGACCACGCCGACCCGTGGGGACAGCCGAACGTCAGCCGCGTCGTCGTCGGCGGCAGCATCGCCGAGTCGGGCATTCCCACGATCGGCGTCGCGCAGTCGATCGACGCGGGCAACTTCGGTCGTGAGGAGACCGCGCTGGTGCTGCTGGACGTGATCAGCGAACCGGCGGGGCCGACGTGGTCGCTCAACTCGTACGTGGGCGCGGGCAGCGACAAGACCACGTTCATCGGCCGTGCGGTCGGCAACATCACGAGCCACGAGATCGGGCACATGTCGGGCAGTTGGCACACGAACGGGCTCAACGACGTGCACGGCATCATGGACCCGGGCGGCAACCCGGCGGTGATGTTCGGCGTCGGCCC
This is a stretch of genomic DNA from Saccharothrix ecbatanensis. It encodes these proteins:
- a CDS encoding putative bifunctional diguanylate cyclase/phosphodiesterase produces the protein MVEQAGAARLGDEPGESSATRFACGWAAAITPTAPSAADLPRPLLEALLAGFTDDLRTALRHDRPTSARRVGRGLVEHGLASAETLERTIAFVGEHLTTDLIAGHKHLIAVLGALAAGFSDALRTKTREQNAANSTRSVESAVRTGEAKFRAVFQTSALAIAVSDVNGLILDCNEALLAMLDRTAEELVGTVSRDLVHPDERDVISHVAQQLSAGREHVRMETRLVRADGEAVDVLIALALLRDDDGAPAFYVTMIESLDELRALQAQLLRQSLHDMQTGLANRAQFVGWLEGAVGSMGPATLALVVFDLDGFRVVNDAFGHEVGNLILAAVAGHLRSVFDGIGQLARIGPDEFGVLIRDPADVPTVVALAESAVERLAEPVWVGDDGIGVTASVGIVVQAARGADAVDLLRCVDLTVRWAKDDGKAQWALYDHGRDQRERARMRLAASISGGLEQGDFRVDYEPVYSLADGSLLAVEARLRWDHPTEGLLDPQTLVSLSTCTGMVVRLGEWAIGQACADAGRWHAEFGSAAPVLSMDLSARQCQEPELVATVRRALRESGLPAAMLQFELGEQLPALISDDQVDELTFLADHGVRLVLDQVGGGNVPVDRLRRIPLSGVKFQGAPVYGLAEGANRIDESAAVTLLNWTRTLSIPVYAAGVRTEFEARRLAELGVTGAQGPLYGSSWLTFDEVSALLGRS
- a CDS encoding GNAT family N-acetyltransferase, producing MDVELLAVAEADKPVLANLIQLYQHDFSEIRELPLTRHGTFGYSYLDHYFTEQTREAYFIEAGGELAGFALARGDVDPDGSWNVAEFFVARGHRRKGVAREAARLLFARHPGVWTLNFDHANTAAAAFWPSVTASVATGPVEEVDVFEEVPCTRLRFRVG
- a CDS encoding class I SAM-dependent methyltransferase, whose protein sequence is MRLAEVFQRAVGGDASVRFSAYDGSKAGPADASVGIEVRTPEALSYLASAPGELGLARAYVSGHLEIIGDVYGALRHLSEMSLREVPWGERMELLATLGRTRLRTRIEVPPQERRLRGVRHSKARDREAIAHHYDVSNTFYEWVLGPSMAYTCAVYPTAQSTLEQAQFAKHDLVARKLGLEPGMRLLDVGCGWGGMVMHAAREYGVRALGVTLSRNQAEWAQKAIVEAGLSDLAEVRHLDYRDVREDRFDAVSSIGLTEHIGKAKLPAYFRSLHRKVRPGGRLLNHCITRPDNKQPARTGGFINRYVFPDGELVGPGHIVSLMHDTGFEVRHEENLREHYAMTLAAWCANLEEHWDDAVAEVGLGRARVWRLYLAASRLGFERNNIQLHQVLGVKLDGATSHMPLRPEW
- a CDS encoding FAD-binding oxidoreductase, encoding MRDHVQDHSRQSRESDHGRAVAALRGQYAAIPAGAPVRLAKSTSNLFRFRADQSGGLDVARFDRVLSVDPDARTARVQGMTTYENLVDATLPHGLMPLVVPQLKTITLGGAVAGLGIESSSFRNGLPHESVRELEVMTGDGEVVVTGPHDDEHGGLFRGFPNSYGTLGYALRLEIELEPVKPYVKLRHVPFGDAAQCAEVIAAVCAERSYQGEPVDFVDGTVFSGGEQYLTLGSWADTAPRTSDYTSNEVYYRSIQRRRTDYLTVRDYLWRWDTDWFWCSRAFGVQHPLVRRLVPKRYLRSDVYRKVVAWDRRHKLSDRLSKAVQEPVIQDVEIPVDRLAEFLDFFHREIGISPVWLCPVRLRSRDGVWPLYPMDPDVLYVNVGFWSTVSLRPGEEQGSRNRLIEDKVTELGGHKSLYSDSYYREEEFWANYNGPTYQELKERYDPAGRLPDLYAKCVLRR
- a CDS encoding acyl-CoA dehydrogenase family protein, with translation MTHATHEVTNQVPPLEGHDVSADPALLDGLRRGGAEWAEPELRALGVLAGTEHVQDLGRQANAHPPVLHTHDRYGHRIDEVEFHPAWHELMGTAVSNGLHATAWRDERPGAHVARAAKFFVWSQAEAGHGCPISMTYAAVPALRRTPALAAQYEPLLASTEYDFGLRAPLTKRGLIAGMSMTEKQGGSDVRANTTRAAPRGDHYVLTGHKWFTSAPMSDLFLTLAQTQGGLSCFLVPRVLPDGTRNAMFLQRLKDKLGNKSNASAEVEYDGAVGWLVGEEGQGVRTIIEMVNTTRLDCVLGSASGMRLGLTQATHHAAHRKAFGAYLIDQPAMRNVLADLAVESEAATTVALWLAGNRSRLGLAVTKYWVCKRGPAHAAEALECLGGNGYIEDSGMPRLFRESPLMSIWEGSGNVAALDALRALGRSPEAVEEFFGELDAARGSDRRLDAAVDGIKAELTDLGDLEVRARRLVERMALALQGSLLVRHGQPAVADAFCASRLSGDWGVAFGTLPRGVDFGAIVERGLPKL
- a CDS encoding crotonase/enoyl-CoA hydratase family protein translates to MSSVRVERSGPVFTVLLNRPAVRNAVDGPTAHTLTEVFREFDEDPTAAVAVLYGEGGTFCSGADLKALGSPRSNDPESPAGPMGPTRLRLSKPVIAAVSGHAVAGGLELALWCDLRVADEDAVFGVFCRRWGVPLIDGGTVRLPRLIGTSRAMDLILTGRAVAADEALAIGLVNRVVPTGTSRSAAEALALEIAAFPQVCLREDRMSVLEQEGLSEQEALVNELEHGLTSLREVEQGLRRFHSGEGRHGRF
- a CDS encoding PPC domain-containing protein; amino-acid sequence: MAKRLLGVLAAGVVFSLVLGGQSAATPDQQSVQRIQPDPMLMFPSNPTGTDWVAVARDRAAKAEARGQRFDAQAALPYQEREVAGTAGANDTPATAEHIAGFGTRRNTNPKVALTGDLKPDETIPTLPPFAETNDAIGLASDLGIGDVRKTVRTSGTIGDGPYGSAGDGTGDIDFYRLAGGTSGATLRVRTSTPVGDLDTVLALFDPDGNLWNYNADTVDSTDSAITFTIRPGEEFYLMVGSDPIGLPRDPKTPGTGDGVRTEGPYELRITSGRSGGDLDYYSFDLRAGDVLGAALSGGGTLLTVRDPAGREVFGSEQDLTTVFALDSPMPGGGNAVVDFVAPRDGRYRVGVEAGEGPYGIKLEAFRPGTETAPRGSVHTVFLDFDGARVNTAIYGTGGGIRDLSPLSTFLPRWGLTTRDESALINGIIATVRENLERDMIAKGTNPRFALRLLNSRDHADPWGQPNVSRVVVGGSIAESGIPTIGVAQSIDAGNFGREETALVLLDVISEPAGPTWSLNSYVGAGSDKTTFIGRAVGNITSHEIGHMSGSWHTNGLNDVHGIMDPGGNPAVMFGVGPDGLGGTADDPDLDLVEEELSPDEGFTGVQDTVNRTAWAFVRGTG